Proteins encoded together in one Burkholderiales bacterium window:
- the mobB gene encoding molybdopterin-guanine dinucleotide biosynthesis protein B, translating to MGQKAFGFAGFSGSGKTTLLEHLVPVLVGRGMRVSVVKHAHHSFDIDQPGKDSYRHRMAGAQEVLVSSRARWALMAELRGAPELTLDQILCKLSPCDLVLVEGFKREPIPKLEVHRTANAKDWIFPSDASVVALATDALEIPGAPLPRFGLEEYQRIADFILGHLRLR from the coding sequence GTGGGCCAGAAGGCATTCGGCTTTGCCGGCTTTTCGGGCAGCGGCAAGACCACGCTGCTCGAGCATCTGGTCCCGGTCCTGGTCGGGCGCGGGATGCGTGTCAGCGTGGTCAAGCACGCGCACCACAGCTTCGACATCGATCAACCGGGCAAGGACTCCTACCGCCATCGGATGGCCGGCGCGCAGGAAGTGCTGGTGTCGTCTCGCGCGCGCTGGGCACTCATGGCCGAGTTGCGCGGCGCACCCGAGCTGACGCTGGACCAGATCCTCTGCAAGCTCTCGCCCTGCGACCTGGTGCTGGTCGAAGGGTTCAAGCGCGAGCCCATCCCCAAGCTGGAGGTGCATCGCACGGCCAACGCCAAGGATTGGATCTTTCCCTCCGATGCCAGCGTGGTGGCACTGGCTACCGATGCACTCGAAATTCCGGGGGCGCCGCTGCCCCGTTTCGGCCTCGAAGAATACCAGCGGATCGCGGATTTCATCCTCGGCCACCTGCGGCTGCGCTGA
- the moaD gene encoding molybdopterin converting factor subunit 1, with protein MKPADSQTAVVRLRYFARLREALDCSEEELVVPAGVRTVSDLMAFLRTRGGAWAAELAAGRPVLVAVNEDMADADRPIGHGDTVAFMPPVTGG; from the coding sequence ATGAAACCCGCAGACTCGCAGACTGCCGTGGTCCGGCTTCGCTACTTTGCCCGCCTGCGCGAAGCGCTGGACTGCAGCGAGGAGGAACTGGTCGTCCCGGCGGGCGTGCGCACGGTGAGCGACCTCATGGCCTTCCTGCGCACGCGCGGAGGCGCTTGGGCCGCGGAGCTGGCGGCGGGCAGGCCGGTGCTGGTCGCGGTCAACGAAGACATGGCCGACGCCGACAGGCCGATTGGCCACGGAGATACCGTGGCGTTCATGCCGCCGGTCACCGGAGGCTGA
- the moaE gene encoding molybdopterin synthase catalytic subunit MoaE, with protein MTVRVQTEDFDAGAEAARLRAGNPKIGAVASFIGVVRDVNDGDSVSELTLEHYPGMTERALQKIVDEARSRWDLYDVLVVHRVGRLKPTDQIVLVVVTSAHRSEAFRACEFLMDYLKTRAPFWKKEHTPGGTRWVDARASDDAAASRWS; from the coding sequence ATGACCGTGCGCGTGCAAACCGAGGACTTCGACGCGGGCGCCGAGGCCGCGCGGCTGCGCGCGGGCAACCCGAAGATCGGTGCGGTCGCCAGCTTCATCGGCGTGGTACGCGATGTGAACGACGGGGATTCGGTGTCGGAACTCACGCTCGAGCACTATCCCGGCATGACGGAAAGGGCGCTGCAGAAGATCGTCGACGAGGCCAGGTCGCGCTGGGACCTCTACGATGTTTTGGTGGTCCATCGCGTAGGCCGGCTCAAACCGACCGATCAGATCGTGCTGGTCGTCGTGACGAGCGCGCATCGGAGCGAGGCCTTTCGCGCCTGCGAGTTCCTGATGGACTACCTGAAGACCCGCGCGCCGTTCTGGAAGAAGGAGCACACACCCGGCGGAACCCGCTGGGTCGATGCGCGCGCGTCGGACGATGCGGCTGCCTCGCGCTGGTCGTAA
- a CDS encoding winged helix-turn-helix domain-containing protein, translating into MSRGRSAAPASRAALKPQIRIMFRRAIAMGPGKADLLEAIADTGSISAAARKLGMSYRRAWLLVDTMNRCFERPLVQTATGGSRGGGARVTELGQDVIRRYRAMDRKATAAVARELAEFAALMSKPPSRQSSRS; encoded by the coding sequence ATGTCCCGCGGCCGTAGCGCGGCACCGGCGTCCAGGGCGGCGCTCAAGCCGCAGATCCGCATCATGTTTCGCCGGGCGATCGCCATGGGTCCGGGCAAGGCGGATCTGCTGGAAGCCATCGCCGACACCGGATCCATCTCCGCTGCCGCGCGCAAGCTCGGCATGTCTTACCGCAGGGCCTGGCTGCTGGTGGACACCATGAACCGCTGCTTCGAGCGGCCGCTGGTCCAGACCGCCACGGGCGGCAGTCGCGGCGGGGGCGCCCGTGTCACGGAGCTTGGCCAGGACGTGATCCGGCGCTATCGCGCCATGGACCGCAAGGCCACGGCCGCGGTCGCCCGCGAGCTGGCCGAATTCGCCGCGCTGATGAGCAAGCCGCCTTCCCGCCAGAGTTCGCGTTCTTGA
- the modB gene encoding molybdate ABC transporter permease subunit: MPTSPEVLVPLLLTLKVAGWATLFASVMGIGVGYALARARFTGRDVLDAAMSLPMLLPPTVLGYYLLVLLGRRGPVGAWLEANFGITLVFTWQGAAIAAAVVAFPLAYKASLTAFEGVDRQFEQAARVLGKSEWSVFVSVTLPLAWRGILAGAMLGFARAMGEFGATLMIAGNLPGKTQTLSIAIYDAVEAGRDEVANFLVILTSTVCIVILVASGKLLKPRQPA; encoded by the coding sequence GTGCCCACCTCTCCCGAAGTGCTGGTCCCGCTGCTGCTCACGCTCAAGGTAGCGGGCTGGGCCACGCTGTTTGCGTCCGTCATGGGTATCGGCGTCGGCTATGCGCTTGCGCGCGCGCGCTTCACGGGGCGCGACGTGCTCGATGCGGCGATGAGCCTGCCGATGTTGCTTCCGCCGACGGTGCTGGGGTATTACCTCCTGGTGCTGCTCGGACGGCGCGGCCCCGTTGGCGCCTGGCTGGAAGCCAACTTCGGGATCACGCTGGTCTTCACTTGGCAGGGCGCGGCGATCGCTGCCGCGGTGGTGGCCTTTCCGCTGGCCTACAAGGCGTCGCTCACTGCATTCGAGGGCGTGGACCGGCAGTTCGAGCAGGCGGCGAGGGTCCTCGGAAAATCCGAGTGGTCGGTGTTCGTGAGCGTCACGCTGCCGCTGGCCTGGCGCGGCATCCTGGCCGGCGCAATGCTCGGATTCGCGCGCGCCATGGGCGAGTTCGGCGCCACTTTGATGATCGCCGGCAATCTGCCGGGCAAGACCCAGACGCTGTCGATCGCGATCTACGACGCGGTGGAGGCGGGACGCGACGAGGTCGCCAACTTCCTCGTGATCCTGACTTCCACGGTGTGCATCGTCATCCTGGTGGCCTCCGGCAAGCTTCTGAAACCGCGCCAGCCTGCCTGA
- a CDS encoding ATP-binding cassette domain-containing protein, whose protein sequence is MRIEVDIRKTLRSQGREFRLEVAFTCEDDISVIFGPSGAGKSLTLKAIAGLETPEGGRIVVDGRVLYDSAKAIDVPARHRGVGYLFQDYALFPHLTVEQNVAFALRPWWRRGLAPAMNRQVTDALELFDLKGLERSYPAQLSGGQRQRVALARALIRKPAVLLLDEPFAALDPLLRIRTRQELLNIQWLFGVPMLVITHDPQDVAALAEKVIVLRGGRVERALDLKGPPYRDALGTPVRGAIRQLLMETYGVEAGGGGTAAAPGAS, encoded by the coding sequence GTGAGAATCGAGGTCGACATCCGCAAGACGCTGCGCTCCCAGGGCAGGGAGTTCCGTCTCGAGGTGGCCTTTACCTGTGAAGACGACATCAGCGTCATCTTCGGGCCTTCCGGCGCCGGCAAAAGCCTCACCCTGAAGGCGATTGCCGGGCTCGAGACGCCGGAAGGCGGGCGCATTGTGGTCGACGGCCGGGTGCTCTACGACAGCGCCAAGGCGATCGACGTCCCGGCGCGCCATCGCGGCGTGGGCTACCTGTTCCAAGACTACGCGCTGTTTCCGCATCTGACCGTGGAGCAGAACGTCGCGTTCGCGCTGCGGCCCTGGTGGCGGCGCGGCCTCGCGCCTGCCATGAACCGCCAGGTGACCGACGCGCTCGAGCTGTTCGATCTGAAGGGCCTGGAGCGCAGCTATCCCGCGCAGCTCTCCGGCGGCCAGCGCCAGCGCGTGGCGCTCGCGCGCGCGCTGATCCGCAAGCCCGCGGTGCTCCTGCTGGACGAACCGTTTGCGGCGCTCGACCCGCTGCTGCGCATCCGTACCCGGCAGGAGTTGCTGAACATCCAGTGGCTGTTCGGGGTACCGATGCTGGTGATCACCCATGATCCGCAGGATGTGGCCGCGCTTGCGGAGAAGGTGATCGTGCTGCGCGGGGGCAGAGTGGAGCGGGCGCTCGATCTGAAGGGCCCACCTTACCGGGATGCGCTCGGTACCCCGGTACGCGGGGCCATCCGCCAACTGCTGATGGAAACCTACGG